CaaaagacccaggacatgaaccacagtctccttactgcaaggcagcagtgctagtaCCATGTCCCCCTCGAAGCCATCCCTTTTACCCATACCTGCAAGTTATTCCATGTCcagtgacaaaaagaaaaactcctaGCTGCTGTCTTTTTCTAGATGTTGCTGATTTCAGACTGCATTTAATGGAATTCCTTGATAGCCGGTTTACAGGTAGCAACATGGATGGGTACGTCTCATGTGATATAAAAATAGATATTTGTTTTGTGTTACTCTTTCTTGGTCATTAATACACAGTACACAACAAGTTATACAACAAGATGTACAATCATTTCTCTAAACAGTCCTATCTGCACTTCTCTCGAGTATGAATTTTCATGTGGATCTGAAGATTATTCCGGCGTGAGAAATGTTTGTTGCAGTCTGAACAGGAGTAGGGTTTCTCACCTGTATGGattattttatgtcttttaagattatttatttttgagaattgtttaccacattctgaacagctatgtggcttctctccagtgtggattctcaTGTGTACCTGAAGGTTGCTTATTTCAGAAAACAGTCGACCGCATTCGGAACAGCAATGCGATTTCTCACCCGTGTGGATTCTTCTATGACTCTGAAGATTACTTACGCATGAGAACTGTTTACCACAGTCCAAACAGCAatgtggcttctctccagtgtgaattctccgGTGAGTTTGAAGACTGCTTACTTGTGAGAATCGcttcccacattcagagcagctgtgtggtttctctccagtgtgaattctcaaATGTGTTTTAAGACTAGTCGAGCGTGAGAATcgcttaccacattctgaacagcaatgaggctTTTCTCCAGTATGGATTCTCTTGTGTGTATGAAGATTGCTCATttgtgagaatcgtttgccacattcagaacagcagtatggcttctctccagtctCAGTTCTCATAAGGCCACAAAGACTGCTTCTGTTGTGGAATTCCATCAATGTGTCCTTAAGCTTTTCAATACTATCAATACTAGAACATATTTTATTGTGCTGCCAACTGGCTAAATTTCTCATTTCTGATGCACACTTTTCTTTACTAATATTTCCAAGACATTGACTGGCCAGAGTCTCTGATGACAGGGAGCAGTTGCTGTTTTCATGCGAGCCTGCATTAAGAGAGAGACATACAATAAGTTTTGATACACAGTATAtgaaaaatcttttcaaaaatgaaaacaaaatttcaacaaGCAAAAGGAAAATTTATAGGCAGTGGtactgtcaattaaaaaaaattcacactgaCGTAAGCTGCTAATATTTGCCATGAGTATCAACACAGGTATCTTGACTACCATACatacttgcgtataagttgggtcttgaaacccgaaaaatcggtcataaaatcagacctcaacTTGTACatctgttcaaaaatacgacactttatttatttgttttttttacatcttcttgcctcctccagtctcgcaccagtttcttagacattttgttgcagcagcacagttaccatttttttttggaACTTCAAAGACTTTTAACTTAAAACCGGCTTCATATTATCTTCTGGTTGATGATAATGGATGCTCTtctgataaaggtgtatgagatacaaaaaacacaaaacaatgcaaacgtcgcttcagaatagttcgggtagtACCGTgaggtcacataggcacaatacgtAGAAAAACGAGcagtgtgccccgtggttactctctcaggtcagcGTTAGCGTAATCTCTTAGATCAATAGggagagttttttgcattcaacttatacaaccgacattataaaatatcagaaattatactgtaaaatcaagtcccaacttatccgcaggagaagttaaatgcgagtatatatggtaatatatccaaaaaccttttttattttttttttgttaaggaaaaaaatgacagtttacAGGTTAGCAAATAAATTtggaaataaaattttgaaaatgaaagaaatgtaaaactgATAGGCTATAAAATGCTTTccatacaaaaacaaatgaatctAGTAACAAAGTGACAAAGTGTTATTGCTTTTCAGCTCAGGGGATTGGGACAGATTCATTGACCAGTCACTGTTTGCATGAAGTTTATGTTATCtgccaaaaacaatatttggatttttttttgcctacatcaaaatgtatgttttaggTTAGTTATTGTCAGAAAAATGAGTAGAACTGGGTGGACATGTAGCCCTTTTCTTACACAGTCACCTTCTTGGCATTTGCTCTATCTAGCATACTCAGCCTTGTATAAATGAGTCGTACCTGGTTTAGTAAATTTCACATTTCTAAGggataaaataaacagaaatagcaGAACCAGCCCCATCCATCCTGGGACCATAAGACCATCCCCACCTCCCATATTTGCAGGTCTCTAATTTTTCATCAGAATCCTCTGTGCTCTGTAGCTGTTAAACCATAAATGAGAACCAAAGGTTGAATTGtggttaaaaacatttttagaactgtcaaaaacacaaatgaaattaaaaaaacggTAAAAGCttaatgcagtgtttcccaaactcgggcctggggaccccctgtggctgcaggtttttgttccaatcagcttctgtCTTTAAttagactcctgggctaattaagtgatgtgttatttcccaagttctgtgttttgggaacaaaatagaaattggaaaactaagtttggtaaaaaatattatatatgtaccaagcagttatacgagaataatgtatttttttctttttaacaatatcttcatcttgattttcattctacttttccaggtgttctaattgtttacttAATCCATTACTTACTAATTAGTAGGCCTGTTGTTAAAgaacttgcagcctttgattattccgtgttgtttgccagcatgcctgctctgctcatttttaattgtcattgttaggatacaatgaaagggaaaaactgcacagagaaagggcaaaatagattgaaatcaacaaaatacagtgaagcatttaaatctatagaaaaggcagaaatatttctaaatgtcttataaacgTAAAAAAATCAGGCTGCTGTGCTTTCCTGAAtatagaataaaggaaaaaaatcccagctaatgaaatgagatgagtgctatcaggtgttgtcaccgattaggaatctcgttggaacaaaaacctgcagccacagggggtccacaggaccaaggttgggaaacactggcctATAGAACTAtacccaaaaaaacaaacatattttttaatattaacaagTATATACTATGAATCACAAGTCAATTAAATGACTGAACCCCTGGCTCTGTGTTGGTAATGGCTGACGTCCTCTCTACAGTACTGGGCTGGTACTGCGGCTGCATTAACAAATCTGAGCATTGCTCCTGTGATGGCACACAATAATAACATGGCTTCAGTACGATACTGATCTTAAAGTCTGACTGCAGCAGTTATACGAACACTGGAAGTGGGGAGAAGAAAGTTGGAAGAGTGAGACAGAGAAAGTTTGGGTGTCCCACAATAAATGGGAACATAATGCATTGCAACCACCcatacataaaaaacacaaacaacaccTAAAGCACAattgttattgtcttttttttttaatttaatctagGGCTGCCCCAAATGTCACATCATGAactaatttagaaaataaaatcattatgAAAATTCAAGCTAAGATACAAAAGTTGTGTGTTGTAGTGTTCAGTCACAATGAGATGGTCGATTCAGGAGTGGTTCCTACCTGTCATGCCCTTTGGtatatttttaccaaacttagcaGATGAATAAATAATGGTGAATTACGTCATTGTGAAATTATCGTCATTATCGCTACATGTAGGGAGCACGAGCACTGCGAATGGCCTAAACCAGCAGTGTGTCAGAAGTCCCTTCATGTCCATGTCATGTCTGTGGTGCTGCcgagttgttgttgttgcagctcCTCCACATTGAAAGAAGCCAACTGACTTTGTGCAGGATGCCTCTTGGACACCTCCCTGGGAAGGCATTTCAGGCATGGCTAACTGGGATGAGACCTTGTGGCAGATCCTGTACATGGTGGAGAGATTAGATCTCTCGGCTGACCTGGGAGGAATCTGAGGAGCTAGCAGGGAAAAGCAATGTCTGGGCATCATTGCTTACACTGCAGCCCTCATAACCCTAACACAGATATGTggaaaaagatggatggatggatggaaagaagatttctttcattattttaatgcaagttttttttttttaagttgttttcttgtcttctctgAGAGGCAGAGCAGGGAGACTGGCAATTAAACagggacctgttaaagcccattgaggcattctttGTGCGATTTTGatctatacaaaaattaaaaaaaaaaaaaaaaattcaaatgcctTTCATGTACACTAACTACCCCTAAAACAGAGACTTTCTGAACTGAAGACCCACCAGTTATTGGTTAAAAGTCTAATCTTCAATTCAGAGACTCAATCCCATGTGACTTGCATTTCCTGTTGATGATGTGCACAGTTTTCCAGAAGTATCTACAACACttagcaaaaaatacatgtgttttgcaAATTTTTGCAAATAGAACTGGATACctgaaatattaataatacaacagtagtaacacaagtttttttttttttcccccttttcctaTGGATGTTTCTAACACCGCTTGCCATTGCACAGAACTGGGCACCATACAACAGGTTGTAAACTTTCTCTCATCCTGCATGAAAACatcagaatatatttttttttccttcactgcaAACTACATGAGTGTGAATAACAAtcttttttcaagtcccgcccccCCTTCTCCACCATTTCCAGTTAGCGGCCCACatccgcggtcctctcacctctcattcgtgtgaatgcttttgacagacacagttcctgtgctctcagctcttgtgcatttttgctttcttcactttaagttcccagtaaaagaagatgtattatgcttaaatcttattgaagaatttcatcacgaagcgTTATCAACGGTAAAAATGAGTACactggcaatcctagcaccgagaaatgatgaagtaaaATGAATTAACGTCAAAactgtcgatcggttacatggcaaaatggttaaatgcgtatcaatattctatgctgaaacagttggtggtgatgatgtggaaaatgaaaacatcaacttacaataccagggagaatatctacaactgttaacaccgtccagtcttccatCACATGAATTACTGTTGacagaaggatgtatcataatgttattgtgtaatttatgtctgagcgatgggctatgcaataggacaagattagttgtattgaaaattagagcaattctgacatgtaaaattttaacaggagacaagaaaggtaatggagTCCATcctcaggggataacattagtcaccaaaggagatcttgatacgcCATTTGTACTGCTACAGCAGCCTGTGATAATATTGTAATTAGACTGTTTGGTACCCCCACCCCCTATTTAACTAACACATATTGGTATGTCCCTAGCTCCCTTTTTGCTATTGGTGCTGCTTTAGTTTTTGCTTTACCTTCCGCCATATTGTATTTTAGGTTAAAGAAATTATCATCCTTTTACCTTTGAGTTGTCACTGCTTTTCATGTCCTAGTACTTGTATGACTTCTTGCTAGAAATCTATATTAAAGTATGTGGAGTCTCAGCCTTGACTTTCATGGTAAGTAAAACTATCTGTCCACGTTTACTACAACCAGTGGGGTGACGCACTCTGTACGGACTGGGTCTTGGGAGAGAAGCCTCGCTAATACGGCGTTTGGGGACGGAATACCATTCGTATTGAagcgttaacagtttcctgttagaatagcttctgtaatgacaattaacaaatcacagggagaaacttttgaaaaagtcaatttatttattagagattcaaaaacgatattcacttacagacagttatacgttgcatcgtcataatgtaagtccaaacacggaatcaaaattcagtgcaatattgaagaaaagttaattccaaatattgtttttactgaagttttatagtaaaagtgtaagtttaaaaagtatttgcgggttaatttcaaagcctaacagaacgaaaacgtataatgcaacgaatacctctaacgcataatgaaacatattttactttaattagtATTACTAGTTAATTAgtctctgtaatgtaaaatagttaggtctattatgcatatgtaacaattcccatgaaaataacaatctgtttaaattgtacatccgcgtccccatacgcgagcagcagagccaCGAAGTGGCCAGCGTGTACTGCCcgcctgggggttggtgagcgaagcaatcagggagcagagccccctagtattaaaaaaaaaatttttgagtgGTGTGTTCTATTAATGTGGTTTTTTTTATGCTCTTGGTTTAAAGTGACAACAATCTGTTTATAATGCAGCACCTTAACTTctgcacattattttattcattattattatgtgagATAGAGTACATTACAGTTGGTACTTACATTATTGCTGTTAATACAAAAGTATATTATTGCTATTGTATTTTCTATTATAATTAACACAGTAGTGTTCATTTAATGTGAATCTTCAATCTTTTTGTTTACAGAAATCACACACCACACAGAGTCCAATACATTACTATGTTGGTCATCCTGTCAATTCTGTGACTGGCTTGGATGTGTAACTtgataaagatttattttttaacatttttgctatTGACTGTACTTAGTGGACTCACTGTGGTGATTGTAAATTCAATCAAGAACCATACTTATGGATCTATTTCAGTGAGGTCACAAGTTTTGGCGTAATTATCTGCAGCACACCAACTGACCATGGAGTTCAAGTCCAGATTGGTGGGTTTACGACACATTATCCTTATCCATTGTATCGACTAAACACCCTATAAACTCAACAGCTGTGCTATTGGATTAGGCAGGCAATGTGGGAAagtggacttcagaccctgaagCTGTGAgttgaaatcccactactgacacacgacaacacacacacaggcagacactacacctgcctgtgctccatgtgctccaattggaaaaattaatgaaatgtaatcaattgtatctccaatgtcaccttggataaaggtgtaaGTTAGGTATTAATACAGTATTCCACACTTACTAGCAAACACTGGTTGTTCTCGTTTGTCTTTGATGCTGCAGGTATCTTCAGTTATGATGCCATTAGATTCCAGCATTTCAGACTTCACTTGAACAGAACACCACTGAGCAGAGCCTTCTCTTATCTCACTGCACCCACCATCCGCCATTTCCTGCTTGACTGTCAGCCTGGCGCTAAACGTAGTATCACTTTCTGATGATGCGTCTTCTCTGAAAGTGTCTAAAATTGCATTACTTTCCATCTGAAAGTTGATACATACTTGTTCAGGCGGCTCCGTTTTAATGGTGACAGTTCCCCACTCAAAACTGTTCCCCTTCAGAGAAACTGGTCCCCATTCACAATCCTCCTGCTTCATGTGGCCTGCCGTTTGGGTAGCATGAAGAGACTCCCATTCACAGTATTCTTCCTTGATTAGAGATTTTCTTGACTCCATGGCATCTGTAACTTGAAAAGGCTTTACTCAACTTATCTTCTCAGGGTTTCTCTTCACATTTACAGCCTGGAGACAGAGCTGTTTAAAATCACAATGGCAAATATTAGACAGGCAGTCCTTTACTtcactctgcaaaaaaaaaaaaaatctctcttatatatatactgtatgtgtgtatatatatatatatatatatacatatacatatacacacacactatatatatacactacactatatatatatatatatatatatatatatatatatatatatatatatatatatatatatatatatatatatatatatatatagttagtacaggccaaaagtttggacacacctcctcattcaatgtgttttctttattttcatgaccatttccagcactccatcactctccttcttggtcaaatagctcttacacagcctggaggtgtgtttggggtcattgtcttgttgaaaaataaatgatcatccaactaacctgacttcggCACAACACAACTGGTgctcccaaccccattgataaagcaagaaattccactaaataaccctgaaaAGGCACAccagtgaagtgaaaaccatttcaggtgac
This genomic window from Polypterus senegalus isolate Bchr_013 chromosome 4, ASM1683550v1, whole genome shotgun sequence contains:
- the LOC120528118 gene encoding zinc finger protein 391-like, which gives rise to MESRKSLIKEEYCEWESLHATQTAGHMKQEDCEWGPVSLKGNSFEWGTVTIKTEPPEQVCINFQMESNAILDTFREDASSESDTTFSARLTVKQEMADGGCSEIREGSAQWCSVQVKSEMLESNGIITEDTCSIKDKREQPVFASSHENSNCSLSSETLASQCLGNISKEKCASEMRNLASWQHNKICSSIDSIEKLKDTLMEFHNRSSLCGLMRTETGEKPYCCSECGKRFSQMSNLHTHKRIHTGEKPHCCSECGKRFSRSTSLKTHLRIHTGEKPHSCSECGKRFSQVSSLQTHRRIHTGEKPHCCLDCGKQFSCVSNLQSHRRIHTGEKSHCCSECGRLFSEISNLQVHMRIHTGEKPHSCSECGKQFSKINNLKRHKIIHTGEKPYSCSDCNKHFSRRNNLQIHMKIHTREKCR